One window of the Onthophagus taurus isolate NC unplaced genomic scaffold, IU_Otau_3.0 ScKx7SY_16, whole genome shotgun sequence genome contains the following:
- the LOC111418664 gene encoding uncharacterized protein, which produces MFIKTFILNLIISVIYTRAKCVIDITTDIGFPQPILLNRQNKFYLPSTDGLITLEDGDYIGVGCPGSTLTINLVPFNDDFAKFLCKGGKYLLEGGSITNFESISCQKSVQATAKIPQDDNKCTKSSPINHIKILIGFQFTSELFKKFITLITTCFDTIEEKTIYSSFNLTKSNLMRQLNVNRPLKWGKDYFTIQNLDDLYTRNTQRKIINTLIGLDENDLQYINNVTYINRGHLTAMADFIYATQQKSTFFYVNSAPQWSTFNGGNWKNLEEEIRDFSANNKDLIIHTGTYETLTLPYTIELKPINIYLSSTINGFEKKIPVPKTFWKIIHDPDTETSLAFIGINNPHLTTIEESDIFCNDICDKVNFARFDRKNITNGYIFCCELEDFRNTVKDLPDLGVTGLLSNGCECCSLIKTGFIVLIASFVTVTF; this is translated from the exons ATGTTCATTAAAACATtcattctaaatttaataatttccgtTATTTATACCCGAG caaaatgcgttATCGATATAACAACGGACATCGGATTTCCACAACCAATTCTATTAAACcgacaaaacaaattttatttaccatCAACGGACGGGTTAATAACTTTAGAAGATGGTGATTACATCGGGGTTGGTTGCCCCGGATCGACACTAACGATTAATTTGGTTCCGTTTAACGACGATTTCGCAAAGTTTCTTTGCAAAGGTGGAAAATATTTACTCGAAGGAGGTTCCATCACCAATTTCGAAAGCATATCGTGCCAAAAATCAGTCCAGGCAACCGCAAAAATCCCCCAAGATGATAATAAATGCACTAAATCGTCCCCgataaatcatataaaaatcCTAATCGGGTTTCAATTCACTtcggaattatttaaaaaatttataactttaataacaaCCTGCTTTGATAcaattgaagaaaaaacgatttattccagttttaatttaaccaaaAGCAACTTAATGCGACAATTGAACGTGAATCGACCGCTTAAATGGGGCAAAGATTATTTTACGATTCAAAATTTGGACGATTTATACACGCGGAATactcaaagaaaaattatcaaCACATTAATCGGATTGGACGAGAATGATCTTCAATACATAAACAACGTTACTTATATAAACCGTGGTCATTTAACGGCGATGGCCGATTTTATTTACGCCACACAACAAAAATCAACGTTCTTCTACGTCAATTCAGCCCCTCAATGGTCTACCTTCAACGGGGGAAATTGGAAAAACCTCGAAGAAGAAATCCGAGATTTCTCTGCAAATAACaaagatttaattattcaCACCGGAACTTACGAAACCTTAACATTACCTTACACCATCGAATTAAAACCCATCAATATATATTTATCGTCTACAATAAAcggttttgagaaaaaaataccGGTTCCtaaaacattttggaaaataattCACGACCCCGATACAGAAACATCTTTAGCATTTATCGGAATTAACAACCCACATCTCACAACAATCGAAGAATCGGATATTTTTTGTAACGATATTTGCGACAAAGTGAATTTCGCTCGATTCGACCGCAAAAACATCACAAACggttacattttttgttgcgAATTGGAGGATTTTAGGAATACGGTGAAGGATTTACCTGATCTTGGGGTTACGGGGCTGTTGAGTAACGGTTGCGAATGttgttctttaattaaaacgggATTTATCGTTTTAATTGCTTCATTTGTAACCgtaacgttttaa